The genomic segment GCCGTCGTCGCAGGGTGGGCTGGGCGCTACCTACGTGATGTTGCGCAAGTCGGAGCGAGCGAGGGCCAACAACCGTGAACGGCAGCAGAAGCGCCGTGGCTGACGGGAGCGTCGACCGCGCCGCCTGAAACGGCGAGGCCCGACGCTGATGGCCGGGCCTCGCGTACTGCACGCCACTGGCGTCAGGCGCCGTTGGCCTCGCGCAGACGACGTTCGAACAGCGCCTCCTGCCTGTCCACGCCGGGCTGGTAGCTGACGCTGAAGGCACCCAGCGCACGCAGCGCATCGTCGAGATGTTGGTCGTCGCGCAGGGCCAGGGCGTCGAACCCGCAGCGGCTCATGTAGTAGAGCTGATCGACCAGGACGTCACCAATCGCACGCACTTCCTGCTGATAGCCATAGCGCTCGCGCAGCAATCGCGCCAGCGAGTAGCCGCGGCCGTCGGTGAAGGCGGGGAAGTCGATGGCCACCAGCGGTGCCTTGGCCAGTTGCTCGGCCAAGGCGTCGTCGAGCAGGGTGTCGCTGGCAAGCCACGGCGCCAACTGGGGATCGTCGGCATTGGCCTGCCACAGCACGAGTGGCACGATGACCGGGCGGCGCTCGGGGAGCGCATCATCGATGCGTGAGAGTGCCCACTCATCCTGTTCCGGCTGCCCCAGCTTGATCAGCGTCTGGGCATGTTCGAGTTGAGTATCAGGCATAGACGCGCTCCTTGAACGGCTTGAGGCCGATACGGCGATAGGTGTCGAGGAAGCGCTCGTCGTCGTGGCGCTGCTCGACGTAGACCTTGAGCACCTTGTCGATCACTTCGGGGACGTCTTCGCGATAGAAGGAGGGGCCGAGGATCTTGCCCAGCGAGGCGTCGTCGGTGGCATTGCCGCCGACCGAAATCTGATAGTACTCCTCGCCTTTCTTGTCGACCCCGAGAATCCCGATATGGCCGACGTGGTGATGCCCGCAGGCGTTCATGCAGCCGGAGATATTGAGGTCGATGGGCCCCAGGTCGTAGAGGAAGTCGAGGTCCTCGAAGCGTTCCTGGAGCGCCTGGGCGATGGGGATCGAGACCGCATTGGCCAGACCGCAATAGTCACCGCCAGGGCAGCAGATGATGTCGTTGAGGGTACCCACGGTGGGGTTGGCCATGCCCAGGGCGTCGAGTTCTTGCCATAGCGCCTCGAGCTGGTCCACCGGCACGTCGGAGAGCACCAGGTTCTGCTCGTGGGTGACCCGCAGCTCGCCGAAGCTGTAGCGCTCGGCGAGGTCGGCCACGGCATCCATCTGGTCGGCGGTGACGTCACCGGGGGCATGCTCGCGGCGCTTCAGCGACAGGGTCACGGCCTTGTAGCCGGCGACCTTGTGGTCGGTGACGTTATTGGTCACGAAGCGGGCGAAGGCGCGGTTCTCGCCGCGCAGCGCCTCGAACGCGGCAACCGCTTGCTCACTCACCGGCCGCCGCTCGGGCTCGACGAAGTGGGCGCGGGCGGCCTCCACCGCCTCCTGGTTGAGGGTCTGCGGGCCATCCTTGAGGTGGGCCCATTCGGCGTCGACGCGACGCCGAAATTCTTCGATACCCAGCGCCTTGACCAGGATCTTGATGCGCGCCTTGAACTTGTTGTCACGGCGGCCGAACTGGTTGTAGACGCGTACGCAGGCTTCGAGATAGGTCAGCAGATGCTGCCAGGGCAGGTCCTCACGGACCACGTCGCCGATCATCGGCGTTCGGCCGAGGCCGCCACCGGCCAGTACCTTGACCTTCAGGCTGCCGTCGCTGTCATGCCACAGCCGCAGGCCGATGTCGTGGACCTGGATCGCGGCACGATCCTCGGCGGCGCCGCTGACGGCGATCTTGAACTTGCGCGGCAGGAAAGCGAACTCGGGGTGCAGCGTCGACCACTGGCGGATCAGCTCGCACCAGGGGCGTGGATCCTCGACCTCGTCCTTGGCGATCCCGGCGAACTGGTCGCTGGTGGTATTGCGAATGCAGTTGCCGCTGGTCTGGATGGCGTGCATCTGGACCTTGGCCAGGTCGGCGAGAATCTCGGGCACGTCCTCGAGCGCCGGCCAGTTGAGCTGCAGGTTCTGGCGTGTGGTGAAGTGGCCATAGCCGCGATCGTAGCGACGCGTGATATCGCCAAGGGCGCGCAGCTGGGTGCTCGACAGCATGCCGTAGGGGATGGCGATGCGCAGCATCGGCGCATGCTTCTGGATGTACAGACCGTTCTGCAGGCGCAGCGGGCGGAACTCTTCTTCCGGCAGGCGCCCGGCCAGATGGCGAGCCATCTGGTCGCGGAACTGGGCGACGCGCTCGTCGACGAGCGTCTGGTCGTAGGTGTCGTACCGATACATTCAGGGATGTCCTGCTAGTCGGGGCGAATGGGTGTGGCCGATGGGAGGACGATACTCCCCAAGCGTTATTCTTTGAAAGAATAAATGATCATAGATTTTAATTAAAGAGTTATGAAACGTGAAAGCGCCTCCTCCGCCGGCAGCGGCCGGCAGAAGTAGTAACCTTGCAGGTGGTCGGCCCCGTTGTCGAGACAGCAGCGGGCCTGGTCGGCAAACTCGATGCCCTCCACGGTGACGCTCAGCCCCAGCGCATGGCCCATTTCGATCATCGCCGCCACCAGTGCCGCCTGGTGTGAGTCGTGATGAATCGCCGTGACGAAGCAGCGGTCGATCTTGACGATATCGAAAGGCAGGTGCTGAAGGTAGCTCAGCGATGAGAAGCCGGTGCCGAAATCATCGATGGCCAGCCTGCAGCCGAGTTCGCGCAGCGCATCGAAGGTCTCCAGCACCACTTCATCGCGCTCGAGCATCAGGTTCTCGGTGACTTCGAGGATGATGCGATGGGCGGCCAGGGCATGTCGCTCTAGCCCTTCGGCGAGGCGCTCGACCAGGCCGCCGGCGTGTATTTCACGTGCCGAGACGTTGAAGGAGATGGTCTGGGTCTCGAATCCCTGGCGGGTCGCAGCGGCGAGCCAGGCCAGACCCTGTTCCATGACCCAGGCGCCGAGCGGCAGGATCAGGCCCGAGGCCTCGGCGACTGGAATGAACCTGTCGGGAGCGAGTGCGCCGTGCTCGGGATGTTCGATGCGTACCAGCGCCTCGACACCGGCCAGCACGACGCGATCGCCAGGAGTGGAGTCGGCGGTGACGATAGGTTGCAGCATCAGGCGCAGCCCGTCTTCATTGAGCGCACGATGCAGGTCACGCTCCATGGCGATCATCTGGTGCGCCGGCAGGTGCGTGCTGGAGGGCTGGTAAAGGCGATATTCGCCGGGGCTGCGCGCCTTGCCGCGGCGTAACGCCAGCTCTACCACCTTGAGCAGCCCCTCGGCGGTGGCGGCATGCTGGGGGAACAGCGCGCCGCCCAGGTTCATCGACACGAACACCTGCTGGTCGAATATCGTGAACGGCTCCAGCATGCTGCGCTGCAAGCTGCGAGCGTGCCGGGCCAGGCCCGGCGCATCGATATCGGCAAAGGCGGCCACGAATTCGTCACTGCCGAGCCGTGCCAGGGGCAGCTGCAGCTGCGACGCCAGCTGTTGCTCGAGGCGCGCGGCGATATCGCAGAGCAGCTGGCTGCCGGCATCCTGGCCGAAGCTCTCGTTGATCCAGCGGAAATGATTGATATCCATGTGCAGCACGCCCAGCGGCCGCTGCGGATGCACTTCCAGCCACTCGCTCAAGTGGGCATAGAAGCCGTGCCGATTGAGCAGGCCGGTCAGGGCATCGCGCTGCGACTGGGCGGCGATCTCCTGGTGAGCGTGATCGAGCTGCACCGCCAGGCTGTTGTACGCCAGCAGTGCCGCGCCGACTTCTCCCGGTGCGCGGCTGACCACCGGCACGAAGGGTTGACCGCTGCGCATCGCGCGCAGGGTGTCGAGAATGGCGTTGAGTGGCGCCACCACGTGCAGTCGATTGAAGCGCATGGTCCAGGCGAGCACCGCCACCACCACCAGCGCGACGGCCAGCAGGGTGAAGAATATCGACCAGCCGATCTGTTCGCTGAGCCGCTGGCGGGTGAAGGTCAGCTCGAGGTGGCCCAGTTGACGTCGCAGCAGGGCATTCTCGAAGATGATGGCAGCACGGCGCTGTTCCATGCCGAGCAGGTCATGACTGGTGTGCCGCGAGAGTATCAGCGTATCGTTATCGTCATAGACGCTGACGCTGGCCACATCGGCATCGGCCAGCAGCGTCTCTACCAGTTCACTGAGCGCATGATTATCGAAGTTCCAAAGCGGCGCGGCCATCAGGCTGGCGCCGATGCGCAGCAGTTCGCTCTCCTTGCGCTCCAGCTCGACTTCGAAACGCTTGTGCAGATGCCAGGCACTGGCCAGGCTCACCGCCAGTGCCACCAGCAGGGCGAGAGGCACCAGGCGCAGCATGAACAATTGGTTGAGGCTCAGCCGACGGCTCATGGCTGCACCTCCATCAGCATCTCGAGCGCTCGTCGCGGGGAGAAATCGTAGCCGTCGCCCGCGTAGCGGAAGCGCGAGAAATCGATATGCGACCACTCCGGCGACACGAGTCGCTCGCCGTAGAGGGCGACGTCGTTGGCGTCGAGGGCAGCCATCGGAAAGCGGATGCTGGCATCCGCCACCTCGATGACCGAATCGGCCAGGTCGCGCAGCAGGACCATGGCCCAGGCGCCGGCCAGGAAATGCCCACCGTCGGTGAGCAGCAGTTCACCGCGAGCGACTCGCTGGATGCCTTCCGGCGACCAGTTGAGACCCACCAGCAACACCTCTTCACCCGGCGCGAAGCCGGCCTCCTGCAACGCCTCGATGGCGCCGATGGCGATCGGGTCGTTGGCCGCCCAGATCAGCGCAGGTGTTTCGTTGCGCCGCGCCAGCCAGCGCAGGTAGCCGGCGGTCAGAGTGCGCGCCTCTTCCTGGTTCCAGTGGGCGGTCAACAGCCGGTCGAGGCGTATGCGCGGCTCCTCGAGCAGCACGTCGAGCATGCCGCCGTTGCGGCCGATCGAGGCCGGGGTGAGGGTGTCACCGAGCAGCGCCAGGGTGGGGAGCGGGTAAGACCGCGATGGGGCCGCCTCCAGCAGCGCCTCGGCCATGCGTGCGCCGGCGGCGAAATTATCAGGCTCGATGACGCCTACCCAGTGGCGGTAACGCTCGCCGGGGGCGCCGGTGTGCAGGCGCTGTTCGGCGCTCGGACCATTGAGCAGAAAGAGCACGTCAACGCCGTGCATTTCGGCCTGTTTCAGCAGCTCGACGGCTTGCTGCTCTTCATTGACCAGCACCAGGTAGTCGGGCGCACGCTCTCGCTCGAGCACCTGCGCGGCCAGTGACTGCATGATATATCGGTCACGCTCGGCGTGCAGGATCTCGAGCTCGATGTCGAGATCCGCAGCAGCGGCCAGCATGGTGGTGCCGACCATGTCCCAGAAGCGCTCGCCCTGGTAGCCGGGATTGATGAAGGTAACGTTGAGCGAGGCGGCGAATATCGCCGGAGACACCAGGGACAGCAGACAGGTGGCCAGCACACGCATTCACGGTTCTCCTTGTTATGGTCAAACCACCAGCTGCTGCCAGCGCCGACGCTGCCAGAGCAGGGCAAAACAGAGCGAGTTGAGGCTGCGATAGCCGAGCTGCACCCACCAGATCCCGGCTATCCCCTGATCGAACCCCACACCCACCAGCCAGGCCAGCGGCAGGAACAGCAGCCACTGCATCGACAGCGTCAGGGTCATGACGGTGCGGTTGGCGCCGGCGCCGAGCAGTGCTTGAGCCAGCACCAGGGCGGCGGCGTCGAGGACGATCATCGCGGCCGTCAAGCGCAGCGGCAGGCGCCCCATCTCGACCAGCGCCTCGCTGTGCAGGAACAGGCCGAGCACCAGTTCCGGCACCAGCAGCATGGGCAGGGCCAGGAGGGCCAGGCAGCCCCAGGCAATCTTGACCACGTCCCAGCCCCAGCGATGGGCATCGCGATAGGCATCGCGCCCCATCGCTTGCCCCACCAGGCTCATCGCCGCCATGCCCAATCCCACCCCCGGCAGGATCAGAAACAGCGACAGGTTCACCAGTATATGGCCTACCGCGACGCTTGCGGTATCCAGCTGCCCGAGAATCCAGAACAGTACTGCATAGCCGGCCGCGAACCACAGCTGCTGGAAGGAGTGGGGCGTTGCCAGCCGCAGGGTCGTCAGATAGGTGAGACGCTGCGGCCAGCGCGTCAGGAAGCCGCTGGCGGCAGCGCGGCGAGTGCTCAATGCCAGCCAGATCAGCACGCCGCTGAAGAGCGACAGGCTGGTCCCGGCGCCGGCCCCGGCAGGCCCCATGGCAGGCAGGCCGGCGTAGCCGAAGATCAGCCCGACACTGGCGACCACATTGATCAGATGCATGATCAGGATGATGCGCAGATAGATACCGGTCTGCTGAATGCCGTTCCAGTAGCCACGGAAGCAGAAGATCATCGCCACCGGGACCAGCGAGATCACCCGCCAGCGGAAATACTCCACCGCTACGCTGTTGACCTCCGGAGTCTGATTGATCAGCGTCAGCAGGCGTGGCGCCTGCCACAGGCAGAGCAGGGTCAACGGACCGGCTACCAGCAGGGCGATCACCAGGCCGGCATTGAGTGGCGCGGCGCGCCGCGACCAGGCCTCTTCGCCATGCCTCCGGGCGGTTTGTGCCTGGACGCCAGACGACAGACCGAACAGCATGGCGGTGACCAGGAACATGGCATAGCCCCCGACCCCCACGCCTGCCAGGGCGACTTCGCCGAGCCGCCCGACCAGGGCGGCGTCGATCAGGTTGAGCAGGCTCTGGGAGAGCATCCCGGCGATGATCGGCAGCGCCAGCTTGAGGATGGTACGGCGTCGGGATGGCTCGGGGAGCATGCCGGCTTCCAGCGGGTGAGTGGCAAGGCCCGCTAGCGCGGGCCCCAGGCGGGGTCAGTCGGCGTCGTAGGAGAGCACCGGGGACAGCCAGCGCTCGAGCTCGGCGCGCGGCATGCCCTTGCGCTCGGCCAGCACTTCGACCTGATCGCGGGTGATCTTGCCGGTGGCGAAATACTTCGACTGCGGGTGCGCGAAGTACCAGCCGGACACCGCCGCCGCCGGCCACATGGCGAAGCTCTCGGTCAGCGTCAGGCCGCTATGGCGCTCGGCGTCGAGCAGGCGGAACAGGGTGGCCTTCTCGGTGTGGTCGGGGCAGGCCGGGTAGCCGGGTGCCGGGCGAATGCCCTGATACTTCTCGGCGATCAGCGCCTCGTTGTCGAGCTGCTCCTGCGGCACGTAGCCCCAGAACTCCTTGCGCACCCGCTCGTGCATGCGCTCGGCGAAGGCCTCGGCGAGGCGGTCGGTAAGCGCCTGGACCATGATCGCGTTGTAGTCGTCGCCGGCGGCTTCGTAGGCCTTGCTCAGTTCATCGACGCCGTGGCCGGTAGTGACCGCGAAGCCACCGATCCAGTCGGGCTTGCCGCTCTGCTTGGGTGCGATGAAGTCGGCCAGGCTGTAGCAGATGCCGTCGCGATTCTTGGTCATCTGCTGACGGATGTGGTGCAGCCGCTCGACCACCTCGCTGCGCGACTCGTCGGCGTAGACCTCGATGACGTCGTCATCGACGCTGTTGGCCGGCCACAGGCCGATCACGCCGCGCGCCTGGACGCGCTTTTCATCGACCAGCTTGGCGAGCATCTCCTGGGCATCGGCGAACAGGCTGCGCGCCGCCTCGCCAACCACCTTGTCGTCGAGGATCTTAGGGTACTTGCCGGCCAGCTGCCAGCTCATGAAGAACGGCGTCCAGTCGATGCGCTCGATCAGCTCCTCGAGGTCGTAGTCATCGAAGACCTTGAGTCCGGTGAACTGGGGAGCGGGCGGGGTAAAGCTGGTCCAGTCGGTGCGGAAGCGCCGCTTGCGGGCCTCGGCGTAGGAGAGGTCCGCCGCCTTGGGGCGGCGCTTGGCGTTGCGCTCGCGGACTTTCTCATACTCCTCGCGAATCTCCGCCACATAGGTCGGCTTGAGATTCGGCGTCAGCAGGCGGCCGGCGACGCCGACGGCCCGCGAGGCGTCGGTGACGTAGATCACCGGATGCTGGTACTGCGGCTCGATCTTGACCGCGGTGTGGGCCTTGGAGGTAGTGGCACCGCCGATCAGCAGCGGCAGTTCGAAGCCCTGGCGCTGCATCTCCTTGGCAACGTGGACCATTTCATCCAGCGACGGGGTGATCAGCCCGGACAGGCCGATGATATCGGCATTGTGCTCGCGGGCGGTCTGCAGGATCTTCTCGGCGGGCACCATCACGCCGAGGTCGATCACCTCGTAGTTGTTGCACTGCAGGACGACGCCGACGATGTTCTTGCCGATGTCGTGTACATCGCCCTTGACCGTGGCCATGACGATCTTGCCCTTGGCCTTGGTCTCTTCGCTCTTCTCGGCCTCGATATAGGGAATCAGGTAGGCCACCGCCTGCTTCATGACACGCGCCGACTTGACCACCTGGGGCAGGAACATCTTGCCGTCGCCGAACAGGTCGCCGACCACGTTCATGCCGTCCATCAGCGGACCTTCGATGACCTCGATGGGGCGCTCGGCCTGGGCCCGGGCCTGCTCGGTGTCGTCCTCGATATGCGCGGTGATGCCCTTGACCAGGGCGTGCTCGATGCGCTTGTTGACCGGCCAGCTGCGCCACTCCAAGTCTTCTTTCTTGGCCACGCCGGAGCCGTCGCCCTTGTACTTGTCGGCGATGTCGAGGAGCCGCTCGGTGCCGTCACTGCGCCGGTTGAGCACCACGTCTTCTACCGTTTCGCGCAGTTCGGCGGGCAGGTCGTCGTAGACCGCCAGCTGGCCGGCGTTGACGATGCCCATGGTCAGGCCGGCGCGGATGGCGTGGTAGAGGAACACCGAGTGGATCGCCTCGCGCACCGGGTTGTTGCCGCGGAACGAGAAGGAGACGTTGGACACGCCACCGGAGACCATGGCATGAGGCAGGTGCTCGCGGATCCACTGGGTGGCCTGGATGAAGTCGACGGCGTAGTTGTTGTGCTCCTCGATGCCGGTGGCGATGGCGAAGATATTGGGGTCGAAGATGATGTCTTCCGGCGGGAAGCCGATCTCGTCCACCAGCAGCCGATAGGCGCGCTCGCAGATCTCGGCCTTGCGCGCGAAGGTGTCGGCCTGGCCGTCTTCGTCGAAGGCCATCACCACGATGGCCGCCCCGTAGCGACGGCAGGCGGTGGCCTGCTCGCGGAAGGCGTCTTCGCCCTCCTTCATGGAGATCGAGTTGACCACCGCCTTGCCCTGTACGCACTTGAGGCCGGCCTCGATGATCTCCCACTTGGAGGAGTCGATCATGATCGGCACCCGCGAGATATCCGGCTCGCCGGCGATCAGGTTGAGGAAGCGCACCATCGCTTCCTGGGACTCGAGCATGCCCTCGTCCATGTTGATGTCGATGATCTGGGCGCCGTTCTCGACCTGCTCCAGGGCCACCTCGAGGGCGGTGGTGTAGTCCTCGTCGACGATCAGCCGCTTGAAGCGCGCCGACCCGGTAACGTTGGTGCGTTCACCGACGTTGACGAACAGCGAGTCGTGCTCGATGTTGAACGGCTCGAGGCCCGACAGGCGGCAGGCGCGGGGGCGTTCGGGCACCTCGCGCGGCGAGGTATTGCGCACCGCCTCGGCGATCGCCTGGATATGCTCAGGGGTCGAGCCGCAGCAGCCGCCGATGATGTTGACCAGTCCGCTGTCGGCGAATTCGGCGACGATCTCCGCCATCTCCTCAGGGGTTTGATCATACTCGCCGAACTCGTTGGGCAGGCCGGCGTTGGGGTGGGCCGAAACGAAGGTGTCGGCCTTGGTCGAGAGCTCCTCGAGGTAGGGGCGCAGCTCTTCGGCGCCCAGCGCACAGTTGAGGCCAACCGATAGCGGCTGGGCGTGACGAATCGAGTTCCAGAACGCTTCGGTGGTCTGGCCGGAGAGGGTACGGCCCGAGGCGTCGG from the Halomonas sp. 1513 genome contains:
- a CDS encoding MATE family efflux transporter, which translates into the protein MLPEPSRRRTILKLALPIIAGMLSQSLLNLIDAALVGRLGEVALAGVGVGGYAMFLVTAMLFGLSSGVQAQTARRHGEEAWSRRAAPLNAGLVIALLVAGPLTLLCLWQAPRLLTLINQTPEVNSVAVEYFRWRVISLVPVAMIFCFRGYWNGIQQTGIYLRIILIMHLINVVASVGLIFGYAGLPAMGPAGAGAGTSLSLFSGVLIWLALSTRRAAASGFLTRWPQRLTYLTTLRLATPHSFQQLWFAAGYAVLFWILGQLDTASVAVGHILVNLSLFLILPGVGLGMAAMSLVGQAMGRDAYRDAHRWGWDVVKIAWGCLALLALPMLLVPELVLGLFLHSEALVEMGRLPLRLTAAMIVLDAAALVLAQALLGAGANRTVMTLTLSMQWLLFLPLAWLVGVGFDQGIAGIWWVQLGYRSLNSLCFALLWQRRRWQQLVV
- a CDS encoding sulfite reductase; its protein translation is MYRYDTYDQTLVDERVAQFRDQMARHLAGRLPEEEFRPLRLQNGLYIQKHAPMLRIAIPYGMLSSTQLRALGDITRRYDRGYGHFTTRQNLQLNWPALEDVPEILADLAKVQMHAIQTSGNCIRNTTSDQFAGIAKDEVEDPRPWCELIRQWSTLHPEFAFLPRKFKIAVSGAAEDRAAIQVHDIGLRLWHDSDGSLKVKVLAGGGLGRTPMIGDVVREDLPWQHLLTYLEACVRVYNQFGRRDNKFKARIKILVKALGIEEFRRRVDAEWAHLKDGPQTLNQEAVEAARAHFVEPERRPVSEQAVAAFEALRGENRAFARFVTNNVTDHKVAGYKAVTLSLKRREHAPGDVTADQMDAVADLAERYSFGELRVTHEQNLVLSDVPVDQLEALWQELDALGMANPTVGTLNDIICCPGGDYCGLANAVSIPIAQALQERFEDLDFLYDLGPIDLNISGCMNACGHHHVGHIGILGVDKKGEEYYQISVGGNATDDASLGKILGPSFYREDVPEVIDKVLKVYVEQRHDDERFLDTYRRIGLKPFKERVYA
- a CDS encoding methionine synthase: MAAVPTAVTAALHEQLARRIMILDGGMGTMLQNADLSEAEFRGERFKEWPSDLKGNNDLLALTCPDVVTRIHRDYLEAGADIIETNTFNSTQLSQADYGMQSLVVELNRESARLAREVCDAVAAETGVPRYVAGVLGPTSRTASLSPDVNDPAKRNVTFDELRDNYYEAAEALIEGGSDLILIETIFDTLNAKAAIFALEQLFDDRGERLPVMISGTITDASGRTLSGQTTEAFWNSIRHAQPLSVGLNCALGAEELRPYLEELSTKADTFVSAHPNAGLPNEFGEYDQTPEEMAEIVAEFADSGLVNIIGGCCGSTPEHIQAIAEAVRNTSPREVPERPRACRLSGLEPFNIEHDSLFVNVGERTNVTGSARFKRLIVDEDYTTALEVALEQVENGAQIIDINMDEGMLESQEAMVRFLNLIAGEPDISRVPIMIDSSKWEIIEAGLKCVQGKAVVNSISMKEGEDAFREQATACRRYGAAIVVMAFDEDGQADTFARKAEICERAYRLLVDEIGFPPEDIIFDPNIFAIATGIEEHNNYAVDFIQATQWIREHLPHAMVSGGVSNVSFSFRGNNPVREAIHSVFLYHAIRAGLTMGIVNAGQLAVYDDLPAELRETVEDVVLNRRSDGTERLLDIADKYKGDGSGVAKKEDLEWRSWPVNKRIEHALVKGITAHIEDDTEQARAQAERPIEVIEGPLMDGMNVVGDLFGDGKMFLPQVVKSARVMKQAVAYLIPYIEAEKSEETKAKGKIVMATVKGDVHDIGKNIVGVVLQCNNYEVIDLGVMVPAEKILQTAREHNADIIGLSGLITPSLDEMVHVAKEMQRQGFELPLLIGGATTSKAHTAVKIEPQYQHPVIYVTDASRAVGVAGRLLTPNLKPTYVAEIREEYEKVRERNAKRRPKAADLSYAEARKRRFRTDWTSFTPPAPQFTGLKVFDDYDLEELIERIDWTPFFMSWQLAGKYPKILDDKVVGEAARSLFADAQEMLAKLVDEKRVQARGVIGLWPANSVDDDVIEVYADESRSEVVERLHHIRQQMTKNRDGICYSLADFIAPKQSGKPDWIGGFAVTTGHGVDELSKAYEAAGDDYNAIMVQALTDRLAEAFAERMHERVRKEFWGYVPQEQLDNEALIAEKYQGIRPAPGYPACPDHTEKATLFRLLDAERHSGLTLTESFAMWPAAAVSGWYFAHPQSKYFATGKITRDQVEVLAERKGMPRAELERWLSPVLSYDAD